A portion of the Granulosicoccus antarcticus IMCC3135 genome contains these proteins:
- a CDS encoding PilZ domain-containing protein, whose amino-acid sequence MSATDNRREGFRLNDNMKLHVKLADEEHLEEILPDFDAFRMRYCLKSHLRNQTEVWLPKLLKIRSRDPEVAEYLEHLETQIAQLASRLSNDHDIESDDADTETLVNLSASGLQFHSDEEFDVGQKLELGMLLSTIGIQLVAIAEVIRVERYDQPKSKKGTKDFLVSTQYSQIHPDDTEAIIRHMAKLQQIQLQKARNT is encoded by the coding sequence ATGTCAGCGACTGATAACCGACGAGAAGGGTTCAGGCTGAACGACAACATGAAGCTGCATGTGAAGCTTGCTGATGAGGAGCACCTGGAAGAAATACTTCCAGATTTTGATGCCTTTCGGATGCGCTATTGTCTCAAATCCCATCTGCGTAATCAGACCGAAGTATGGCTGCCGAAATTACTGAAGATCCGAAGCCGTGACCCGGAAGTTGCAGAGTACCTGGAACATCTCGAGACACAGATCGCACAGCTGGCCTCCAGGCTTTCCAACGATCATGATATAGAGTCTGATGATGCTGACACAGAAACATTAGTCAACCTGTCTGCATCAGGATTACAGTTCCACTCTGATGAGGAGTTCGATGTAGGTCAGAAGCTGGAACTGGGAATGCTGCTATCCACTATTGGGATCCAGTTGGTCGCCATTGCCGAGGTTATACGGGTGGAACGCTACGATCAACCCAAATCAAAAAAGGGGACCAAGGATTTTCTGGTGTCGACACAGTACTCTCAGATTCACCCGGACGATACAGAAGCGATCATTCGCCATATGGCGAAGTTGCAGCAGATTCAACTGCAGAAAGCGCGTAATACCTGA
- a CDS encoding flagellar motor protein MotB yields the protein MDDDCECEECEAGAPAWMATFADLMSLLMCFFVLLLSFSEMDIQKYKQVAGSMKFAFGVQREVKADTIPRGTSVIKQEFSPGKPDPSIMKIMKQQTADDSKAELKINPDVPEAVAELLSKIEESLQDEIERELLEVIVSGDGVMIRVREADSFPSGSATLQRSFMPVLDKLQTLLDESEGRIIVAGHTDNVPISTSNYPSNWVLSAARAASVVHYLSEIRMTDPARIEIRAYSDTQPIADNDSPENRAKNRRIEINIGVPDPEEEY from the coding sequence ATGGACGACGATTGCGAATGCGAAGAATGTGAAGCAGGGGCGCCAGCATGGATGGCGACCTTCGCTGATCTCATGTCGCTACTAATGTGTTTCTTTGTTCTGTTACTCTCATTCTCCGAGATGGACATTCAGAAGTACAAACAGGTCGCCGGATCCATGAAATTCGCATTCGGTGTTCAGCGTGAGGTCAAGGCCGATACGATTCCTCGTGGCACATCTGTTATCAAGCAGGAGTTCTCACCTGGCAAGCCTGATCCCTCTATCATGAAAATCATGAAGCAGCAGACCGCTGATGATTCAAAGGCGGAGCTGAAGATCAACCCCGATGTCCCTGAGGCCGTTGCCGAGCTTCTGTCTAAAATTGAAGAAAGCCTGCAAGACGAGATTGAGAGAGAGCTACTTGAGGTCATCGTCAGTGGCGATGGCGTCATGATCCGCGTGCGTGAAGCAGATTCCTTCCCTTCCGGAAGTGCAACTCTGCAGCGCAGTTTCATGCCAGTGCTGGATAAGCTTCAAACTCTTCTTGATGAGTCTGAGGGGCGCATTATTGTCGCAGGTCATACCGACAATGTGCCTATTTCGACTTCAAACTATCCATCCAATTGGGTCTTGTCGGCAGCACGTGCAGCTTCAGTGGTGCACTACTTGTCAGAGATACGCATGACTGACCCTGCTCGGATAGAGATTAGAGCATATTCTGATACTCAGCCGATTGCTGATAACGATAGTCCAGAGAACCGTGCGAAGAATCGCCGGATTGAGATAAATATTGGCGTGCCTGATCCTGAGGAAGAATACTGA
- the fliD gene encoding flagellar filament capping protein FliD — protein sequence MITAAGVGSGIDVESILTQLDAIERQPVDKLNVKRAALDVELSAYGTVKSALSGFNTAVDTMASDEKFGAFVATSSDEEVFTAVSSGGDIPENLDVEVLALATNHRLSSESYASEEAAVTQGTMKFSSGDNQFEIVIDNGNSTLLALRDAINDSIDNTTVSASIINVDGGSRMILTAKDSGTEGKIDVTRAGANTDAGFTEVTEATDASLIVHGFSVTSSSNTISDVIEGVTLNLTGVGKSTLSTARDTTSLRESVDEFVVKYNSMVSTLNNLSDTELQGDQLPSGVESRIRSAFLDEIDLGNGDSTTAREMGFTFDRYGTLSVDDTSYNSALDDGVSRFVEAFAKSDSGLAARFGDLVDEYTGAGGILSIREDGVATRQSNIDDQIDRLEYRLDKISTRLRAQFTAMDLVVTNLNNTSGYLASQLGNFDY from the coding sequence ATGATTACAGCAGCTGGAGTAGGCTCAGGAATAGATGTCGAAAGCATCTTGACGCAGCTTGACGCAATTGAACGCCAACCGGTGGACAAACTCAACGTCAAGCGTGCAGCGCTTGATGTTGAGTTAAGTGCGTACGGCACAGTCAAGAGTGCACTGAGTGGTTTCAATACAGCCGTTGATACCATGGCGAGTGATGAAAAGTTCGGAGCGTTTGTCGCCACCAGTAGTGATGAGGAGGTATTTACTGCCGTATCCTCTGGTGGCGATATACCGGAGAATCTTGATGTAGAAGTATTGGCACTTGCAACCAATCACAGGCTATCCAGTGAATCGTATGCATCCGAGGAGGCGGCGGTAACCCAGGGAACCATGAAGTTCTCTTCAGGTGACAATCAATTCGAAATAGTCATTGATAACGGCAACTCTACCTTGCTGGCATTACGTGACGCCATCAATGACTCAATAGACAATACAACTGTCTCTGCGAGCATCATCAATGTAGATGGCGGCAGCCGCATGATTCTGACCGCAAAGGATTCTGGTACTGAAGGGAAAATTGATGTCACACGTGCCGGAGCCAATACCGATGCCGGTTTTACCGAAGTTACTGAAGCAACTGATGCCAGCCTGATAGTTCACGGATTTTCGGTTACAAGCTCCTCCAATACTATATCCGACGTGATCGAAGGTGTGACTCTCAACCTGACAGGCGTAGGAAAATCGACACTGAGTACCGCCCGCGATACGACATCCTTGCGAGAATCTGTTGACGAGTTTGTGGTGAAATACAACTCGATGGTCAGCACTCTGAACAATCTTTCCGATACAGAACTGCAAGGTGACCAACTACCAAGTGGTGTTGAATCTCGCATACGATCCGCCTTCCTGGATGAGATTGATCTAGGCAACGGAGACAGCACGACCGCTCGTGAAATGGGCTTTACTTTTGATCGTTACGGAACACTGAGTGTTGATGACACTTCGTATAACAGCGCACTGGATGACGGCGTCAGTCGTTTCGTAGAAGCCTTTGCCAAATCCGATTCGGGTCTTGCTGCACGATTTGGAGATCTTGTCGATGAATATACGGGAGCTGGCGGCATTCTCTCCATCAGAGAAGATGGCGTTGCAACACGCCAAAGTAATATTGACGATCAGATAGATCGGCTTGAATACAGGCTGGATAAAATCAGCACCCGTTTGAGAGCCCAGTTTACAGCCATGGATCTGGTTGTTACGAACCTTAACAATACAAGTGGGTATCTCGCCAGTCAACTAGGAAACTTCGACTACTAG
- the pomA gene encoding flagellar motor protein PomA: MDIATLLGLFGALAVIMSSIFLGGSVSTFVNVPSIVVVVGGTFMVSLCQISLSQFFGSFKVTLRAFMHKSISPEALIEEAVTLADVARKEGILALEGHDITDPFLENGVKMCIDGHSIEIVQKMLSKDINLELQRQNTGVQMFKSIAEAAPAMGMIGTLIGLVQMLANMDDPKSIGPAMAVALLTTLYGAIIANAIALPIAAKLKAISSDERLNKLLVLESVSGIQEGVNPRVLQQLLTAYLPESKREAALSK, translated from the coding sequence ATGGATATCGCTACACTGCTTGGATTGTTCGGCGCTTTGGCTGTAATCATGTCCTCGATCTTCCTGGGCGGCAGCGTCAGTACGTTTGTTAACGTACCGAGTATCGTTGTAGTTGTGGGTGGCACCTTCATGGTGAGTTTGTGCCAGATATCGTTGTCGCAATTTTTCGGCTCGTTCAAAGTTACATTGCGGGCCTTTATGCACAAGTCGATTTCGCCGGAAGCCTTGATAGAAGAGGCTGTGACATTGGCTGACGTTGCACGCAAAGAGGGAATCCTTGCGTTGGAAGGTCATGACATCACCGACCCGTTTCTGGAAAATGGCGTGAAGATGTGCATAGACGGCCATTCCATAGAAATAGTGCAGAAAATGCTCTCGAAGGATATAAATCTGGAATTGCAGCGTCAGAATACCGGAGTGCAGATGTTCAAATCCATTGCTGAAGCTGCACCCGCGATGGGCATGATCGGAACACTCATTGGTCTGGTACAGATGTTGGCCAATATGGATGATCCGAAATCGATTGGACCAGCAATGGCCGTAGCCCTGTTGACAACGCTATACGGCGCGATAATAGCGAATGCGATTGCCTTGCCTATCGCAGCAAAGTTGAAAGCAATCAGCAGTGATGAAAGGCTGAACAAGTTACTGGTTCTGGAGTCGGTATCCGGTATCCAGGAAGGAGTAAATCCTCGCGTACTTCAACAGTTACTGACCGCCTATCTACCTGAAAGCAAGCGCGAAGCAGCGTTGAGCAAGTAA
- the fliQ gene encoding flagellar biosynthesis protein FliQ, with product MTPDMVIDLGRGALTVTVMLSAPLLLAALLTGLVVGLFQAATQINEQTLSFIPKLLSMVIVLIATGPWLLQTILDYTSELIVETVPRVLGG from the coding sequence ATGACACCTGATATGGTTATTGATCTGGGGCGGGGAGCCTTGACGGTGACCGTGATGCTCAGTGCTCCCTTGTTGCTGGCAGCTCTGTTGACAGGTTTGGTTGTGGGGCTTTTTCAGGCCGCAACTCAGATCAATGAACAGACCTTGAGTTTCATCCCCAAGCTCTTGTCCATGGTTATCGTGCTGATCGCAACGGGTCCGTGGCTGTTACAGACGATTCTTGACTATACCTCAGAGCTTATTGTTGAGACAGTTCCCCGAGTGTTGGGTGGCTGA
- the fliS gene encoding flagellar export chaperone FliS, which produces MTIQAYKSVRRSTLVEGASPHQLITMLYDGAISNIAIARQHIANNNRDQMHRHIDKSVAIVQELQASLKDYESNELAGNLFELYSYIVNTMIAANQNRDDEGLVTCSNLISILRDAWQAIAPEQVAA; this is translated from the coding sequence ATGACAATACAAGCATACAAATCTGTCCGACGTTCTACTCTTGTTGAAGGTGCTTCGCCTCATCAACTGATAACGATGTTGTACGACGGTGCCATTAGTAATATTGCCATCGCAAGGCAGCATATTGCCAATAATAATCGGGATCAAATGCATCGACATATCGACAAGAGTGTCGCGATCGTTCAAGAATTACAGGCAAGCCTCAAGGATTATGAAAGCAATGAGCTCGCGGGAAATCTTTTCGAGCTCTACAGTTATATTGTTAATACCATGATTGCAGCCAATCAAAACCGGGACGATGAAGGCCTTGTCACCTGTTCCAACCTGATTAGTATTCTTCGTGATGCATGGCAAGCGATTGCCCCAGAGCAAGTAGCGGCATGA
- the flhA gene encoding flagellar biosynthesis protein FlhA gives MQNTRRFLRELQFTGLGAPFLVLLMLVMMVLPIPTIGLDLLFTFNIALSLIVLLVTVYTSRPLEFSSFPTVLLVATMLRLSLNIASTRVVLLEGHTGTASAGQVIESFGNFVIGGNYAVGFVVFAILVIINFVVVTKGAGRVSEVSARFVLDAMPGKQMAIDADLNAGLVDQDEARQRRADIGREADFYGSMDGASKFVKGDAIAGLLVLFINIIGGLAVGVGQHGLSFGEAAHNYTLLTIGDGLVAQIPSLLLSMGTAVIVTRVSAAEDMGEQISLQLFKDQRALVLTAVLIGALGVVPGMPNLVFLTLGAGLGTYAWYTRDKYKEKEEVEEVVARPDKPAELSWDDVRTTDILGLEVGFGLIPLVDARQGGKLPDRIKAVRRKLTEELGFLIHPVHIRDNLDLPPTRYRISILGVTEGEADLYADKELAIGSGIESSALQGINTKDPAYGMDAVWIRVDQRDSAQALGYTVVDPGTVIATHMSKLLMQHAGSLLGHQEVQSLLDTLKKSAPRLVEDLVPKMLPLPTVVKVLQNLLDEGIPVKDMRSIAETLAEKGTHTTDSQDLTAAVRVALRRQITGQLTSFEETLPVITLDAELEKLCLNSVASENSGGLGIEPGLAERLYQSLADSVHRQEVNDEPAVLLVSPKLRPWLAGMVRHTIPLLKVLAYNEIAENKRLKVIANIGGESIA, from the coding sequence ATGCAGAACACAAGACGTTTTTTAAGGGAATTGCAATTTACCGGTTTAGGCGCACCGTTCCTGGTGCTGCTGATGCTGGTAATGATGGTATTGCCGATACCGACAATCGGTCTCGATCTATTGTTCACCTTCAATATCGCGCTTTCGCTGATCGTACTACTGGTAACGGTATATACGAGCCGACCATTAGAATTTTCTTCCTTTCCCACAGTTCTTCTAGTCGCAACCATGTTGCGTCTGTCGCTAAATATTGCTTCCACACGTGTCGTTCTGCTTGAAGGACATACCGGTACGGCCTCTGCTGGCCAGGTTATCGAATCTTTTGGTAATTTTGTTATCGGTGGTAACTACGCGGTAGGTTTTGTTGTATTTGCGATTCTGGTCATCATCAACTTCGTTGTCGTAACCAAAGGTGCAGGGCGTGTGTCTGAGGTTAGTGCACGCTTTGTTCTTGATGCCATGCCTGGCAAGCAGATGGCTATCGATGCTGATCTGAATGCCGGTCTGGTCGATCAGGATGAGGCACGTCAGCGCCGAGCCGATATCGGTCGTGAAGCAGATTTCTATGGTTCGATGGATGGTGCAAGCAAATTCGTCAAAGGCGACGCGATCGCTGGCTTACTGGTGCTGTTCATAAACATCATCGGAGGCCTGGCAGTAGGTGTTGGTCAGCATGGACTCAGTTTTGGCGAAGCCGCCCATAACTACACATTGTTGACGATTGGTGATGGTCTTGTTGCACAGATCCCCTCATTGCTTCTGTCCATGGGGACGGCCGTCATCGTTACTCGAGTCTCTGCCGCCGAAGACATGGGCGAGCAGATATCCTTGCAACTGTTCAAAGATCAACGTGCACTGGTCCTTACGGCTGTGCTTATTGGGGCACTGGGTGTTGTTCCGGGCATGCCGAATCTCGTATTTTTGACTCTGGGTGCTGGTCTGGGAACGTACGCCTGGTACACACGAGACAAATACAAAGAAAAGGAGGAGGTCGAGGAAGTGGTTGCCAGGCCCGACAAGCCTGCGGAGCTGAGTTGGGATGACGTTCGTACTACCGATATTCTGGGACTTGAGGTTGGCTTTGGTCTGATTCCGCTGGTGGATGCACGGCAGGGCGGTAAGCTGCCGGACAGAATCAAGGCGGTACGTCGCAAGCTCACAGAGGAGCTGGGCTTTCTGATTCATCCCGTACACATTCGGGATAACCTTGATCTGCCCCCAACACGCTATCGGATTTCCATTCTGGGTGTGACTGAAGGCGAGGCAGATCTTTATGCCGACAAGGAATTGGCTATTGGTAGTGGAATCGAGAGCAGTGCGCTACAGGGCATAAACACCAAGGATCCTGCCTATGGCATGGACGCGGTTTGGATACGGGTGGACCAGCGCGATAGTGCGCAGGCATTAGGTTACACCGTTGTCGATCCGGGCACGGTTATAGCGACGCACATGAGTAAGTTACTCATGCAACACGCCGGCAGTTTGCTTGGTCATCAGGAAGTACAGTCTCTATTGGACACACTCAAGAAGAGTGCTCCGAGACTGGTTGAAGATCTAGTGCCAAAGATGTTGCCTTTACCGACGGTGGTCAAAGTGTTACAGAATCTGCTTGATGAAGGTATACCCGTCAAAGACATGCGCTCCATCGCCGAAACGCTGGCGGAGAAGGGCACACATACAACTGACTCGCAAGACCTGACCGCAGCTGTCAGAGTCGCACTGCGGCGCCAGATTACCGGGCAGCTGACCTCATTCGAGGAAACTCTGCCTGTTATAACTCTGGATGCAGAACTTGAAAAACTCTGCCTGAATTCGGTGGCATCGGAAAACAGCGGAGGATTGGGAATTGAGCCAGGTCTTGCTGAACGCCTCTACCAGTCATTGGCCGACAGTGTGCATAGACAGGAGGTCAATGACGAGCCTGCAGTGCTTCTGGTCAGTCCCAAGCTCAGGCCTTGGTTGGCAGGTATGGTTCGTCACACAATTCCCCTATTGAAGGTCCTGGCCTACAACGAGATTGCCGAAAACAAGAGGTTGAAGGTAATAGCGAATATCGGTGGCGAATCAATTGCCTGA
- a CDS encoding flagellin, with translation MAQTINTNVMSLTAQRNLSKSQSSLSTSMERLSSGLRINSAKDDAAGLAIAERMNTQVRGMNVAIRNANDGISLAQTAEGGLQEAGNMLQRMRELAVQSKNGTNSDSDRLNLDAEFQQLNEEITRIGETTVYNGQSVLNAASGAEVVFQVGANNSTNNTLSISLTAIASMVQDVTTVSAAASAITAIDTMIDDVTSSRADFGAVQSRFESAINNLQIGMENQAAARGRIVDADFAVETANMTRSQILQQAGNAMVSQANSAPQSVLQLLG, from the coding sequence ATGGCTCAAACAATCAACACGAACGTCATGTCACTGACGGCTCAGAGAAACCTCTCCAAGTCACAGTCCTCACTGTCAACCTCTATGGAACGCTTGAGTTCCGGCTTGCGAATCAACAGCGCCAAGGATGATGCGGCTGGCCTTGCTATTGCCGAGCGTATGAATACCCAGGTTCGAGGTATGAATGTCGCCATTCGAAATGCGAACGATGGTATCTCTCTGGCTCAGACTGCTGAAGGTGGATTGCAGGAAGCGGGCAACATGCTGCAACGCATGCGAGAGCTAGCTGTTCAGTCCAAAAACGGCACCAACTCTGACTCTGACAGACTCAACCTGGATGCTGAATTTCAGCAATTGAATGAAGAGATCACACGAATTGGTGAGACTACTGTTTATAACGGTCAGTCTGTGCTGAATGCCGCATCAGGTGCTGAGGTGGTTTTCCAGGTTGGAGCCAACAACTCGACGAACAACACACTGTCTATCTCACTGACAGCAATTGCATCAATGGTCCAGGATGTAACAACCGTTAGTGCCGCCGCATCGGCCATCACTGCAATCGACACAATGATAGATGATGTTACTTCTTCACGTGCAGATTTCGGTGCGGTCCAGAGTCGTTTTGAAAGTGCCATCAACAATCTGCAGATTGGTATGGAAAACCAGGCAGCAGCACGTGGTCGTATCGTGGATGCTGACTTCGCGGTAGAAACTGCCAACATGACTCGTTCGCAGATTCTGCAGCAAGCCGGTAATGCCATGGTGTCTCAGGCCAACTCTGCGCCTCAGAGCGTTCTGCAGCTCCTGGGATAA
- the flhB gene encoding flagellar biosynthesis protein FlhB — MAGQQDSGQDRTEDASPKRLADARKKGDVPRSKELNTVLMLLASLIGFAILGSNGVNAYKEMASNQWKIDRERLFSDQVILNGLHTPFVEALWISGPFLVLMFLAVFIGPLCMGGWVFAASSLKVDPSKMNPLTGLKRMVGIQGLAELLKALLKVILLGGISVLLFRANVDDFLSLGRLPLEQAINKCFGIIFSIILILVLSLSLVALIDVPYQKWQHAKKLRMTMQEVRDESKEQSGNPEVKAKVRQMQYAMANKSMLADVPDADVIIVNPTHFSIALKYSEDSVAPVVVAKGVDHMALKIREIGKEANVSIFSAPPLARALYRNSEVGETIPSELYLAVAQVLAYVLQVKQMSFPEQRRLVPPTDLPVPESMQDKKR; from the coding sequence GTGGCCGGACAACAGGATAGCGGACAGGATCGCACAGAAGACGCGAGTCCGAAACGTCTGGCCGATGCGCGTAAAAAGGGAGATGTTCCTCGATCGAAGGAACTCAATACGGTACTGATGCTACTGGCTTCATTGATTGGATTTGCCATTCTTGGCAGCAATGGTGTCAATGCCTACAAGGAGATGGCGAGTAATCAATGGAAGATCGATCGTGAACGATTGTTTTCCGATCAGGTTATTCTGAATGGCCTGCATACGCCATTCGTAGAGGCTTTGTGGATCTCCGGTCCGTTCCTTGTGCTGATGTTTCTGGCAGTTTTTATCGGTCCGTTGTGCATGGGCGGCTGGGTATTTGCGGCCTCTTCGCTGAAGGTTGATCCCAGCAAGATGAATCCGCTCACTGGATTGAAGCGAATGGTTGGTATACAGGGCCTGGCCGAGTTGCTGAAAGCGCTGCTGAAGGTCATCTTGCTGGGCGGGATTTCTGTATTGCTTTTCAGGGCGAATGTAGATGATTTTCTCAGCCTGGGTCGTTTGCCTCTGGAGCAGGCTATCAACAAATGTTTCGGAATCATCTTTTCGATCATTTTGATACTTGTGCTTTCCTTGAGCCTGGTGGCTCTGATTGATGTGCCGTATCAAAAATGGCAACACGCCAAGAAGTTACGTATGACGATGCAGGAAGTGCGTGATGAGAGCAAGGAGCAGTCGGGTAACCCCGAGGTAAAGGCGAAAGTACGCCAGATGCAATACGCCATGGCAAACAAGAGCATGCTGGCGGATGTGCCAGATGCTGACGTCATCATTGTTAATCCGACACACTTTTCGATTGCACTCAAGTACAGCGAAGACTCGGTAGCCCCTGTGGTCGTGGCGAAGGGCGTGGACCATATGGCTCTGAAAATCCGGGAAATCGGAAAAGAGGCCAATGTGTCCATTTTTAGTGCACCACCATTGGCCCGTGCGCTGTATCGCAACAGCGAAGTGGGTGAAACCATTCCATCTGAATTATATCTTGCGGTCGCACAGGTATTGGCCTACGTGCTGCAGGTAAAACAAATGAGTTTCCCTGAACAGCGACGATTGGTACCACCCACTGATTTGCCGGTACCTGAATCGATGCAGGATAAGAAACGCTAG
- the fliR gene encoding flagellar biosynthetic protein FliR: protein MSALSFSAEQINSYVGLIIWPLIRIAGAMSILPVLGGGEVPVRVRVGLAFILTIVVVPSLGPMPQVDPLSVDSIVISAQQLLIGVAMGLVVLIVFNAVTMAGETIAVTMGLGFAMLNDPQNGSQVPTVSQFYVIMATLLFLSLDGHHSIIMLINGSFTVLPIGQSLGEGALWLLVSWAAIIFKGALSIALPALTAMLTTNLVMGVITRAAPQLNLFSVGFPITMTVGFLSILLTLPTFQAAFESLLRMSQLTIVEFLRS, encoded by the coding sequence ATGTCGGCCCTGAGCTTTTCCGCAGAACAGATCAACAGCTATGTGGGGTTGATCATATGGCCGCTAATTCGAATAGCCGGTGCGATGTCCATTTTGCCGGTGCTTGGTGGTGGTGAAGTTCCAGTACGCGTAAGGGTCGGGCTTGCTTTTATATTGACCATTGTCGTGGTGCCTTCACTAGGCCCGATGCCGCAGGTTGATCCTCTGTCGGTTGACAGTATTGTGATCTCGGCCCAACAACTACTGATAGGGGTTGCGATGGGGCTGGTGGTGTTGATTGTTTTCAACGCTGTGACGATGGCAGGGGAGACCATTGCCGTCACGATGGGGTTGGGGTTTGCGATGCTGAACGATCCGCAGAATGGTAGTCAGGTACCGACAGTCAGTCAATTCTATGTGATCATGGCAACTTTATTGTTTCTGTCGTTGGACGGTCATCATTCCATAATAATGTTGATAAATGGCAGTTTCACCGTACTGCCGATAGGGCAGTCTCTGGGTGAAGGTGCGTTATGGTTGCTCGTCTCATGGGCCGCCATCATCTTCAAGGGGGCGTTGTCTATTGCTCTGCCCGCACTGACAGCCATGCTGACAACCAACCTGGTCATGGGGGTCATTACTCGAGCGGCACCTCAACTTAACCTGTTTTCGGTCGGATTTCCAATCACGATGACCGTCGGGTTTCTGTCGATTCTTCTGACATTGCCGACGTTTCAGGCGGCTTTCGAGTCTTTACTGCGCATGTCGCAGTTAACCATAGTCGAATTTTTGAGGAGCTAA
- a CDS encoding flagellin: protein MAQTINTNVMSLTAQRNLSKSQSSLSTSMERLSSGLRINSAKDDAAGLAIAERMNTQVRGMNVAIRNANDGISLAQTAEGGLQEAGNMLQRMRELAVQSKNGTNSDSDRANLDAEFQQLNEEITRIGETTVYNGQSVLNASAGAAVVFQVGANNASNNTLSIELTAIASMTENVTSVAGAAAAIDAIDTMIDEVTSSRADFGAVQSRFESAINNLQVGMENQAAARGRIVDADFAVETANMTRSQILQQAGNAMVSQANSAPQSVLQLLG, encoded by the coding sequence ATGGCTCAAACAATCAATACGAACGTCATGTCACTGACGGCTCAGAGAAATCTCTCCAAGTCACAGTCCTCATTGTCAACTTCTATGGAACGCTTGAGTTCCGGCTTGCGAATCAACAGTGCCAAGGATGATGCGGCCGGCCTTGCTATCGCCGAGCGCATGAATACTCAGGTTCGAGGTATGAATGTGGCCATTCGAAACGCCAACGATGGTATTTCGCTGGCTCAGACTGCTGAAGGTGGACTGCAGGAAGCGGGCAACATGCTGCAACGTATGCGGGAACTGGCTGTTCAGTCCAAGAACGGTACTAACTCGGATTCAGACAGAGCTAACCTGGATGCTGAATTTCAGCAATTGAATGAAGAGATCACACGAATTGGTGAGACTACCGTCTATAACGGTCAGTCTGTGTTGAACGCATCGGCTGGTGCTGCCGTTGTTTTCCAGGTTGGAGCCAATAACGCTTCGAACAATACGCTGTCTATTGAACTGACGGCAATTGCATCAATGACCGAAAACGTAACATCTGTTGCTGGTGCGGCCGCGGCTATTGACGCTATTGATACGATGATCGATGAGGTCACTAGTTCACGTGCTGATTTCGGTGCGGTTCAAAGTCGTTTTGAAAGTGCCATCAATAACCTGCAAGTAGGTATGGAAAACCAGGCCGCAGCACGTGGCCGTATCGTGGATGCGGATTTCGCGGTAGAAACTGCGAATATGACTCGTTCGCAGATTCTGCAGCAAGCGGGTAATGCCATGGTGTCTCAGGCCAACTCTGCGCCTCAGAGCGTTCTGCAGCTCCTGGGATAG